In Penicillium psychrofluorescens genome assembly, chromosome: 5, a single window of DNA contains:
- a CDS encoding uncharacterized protein (ID:PFLUO_008361-T1.cds;~source:funannotate) — MPEQNLEILRASITDLETQTAHLEAELAEITSKLKNDPNTTVRQHIRLLHEYNEIKDVGQGLMGMIADARGVRVVEIHREFGVREKD, encoded by the exons ATGCCAGAACAGAACCTG GAAATCCTCCGCGCCTCAATCACCGATCTCGAAACCCAGACGGCTCACCTGGAAGCCGAACTGGCTGAGATCACCTCCAAACT AAAGAATGACCCCAATACTACGGTCCGACAGCACATCCGTCTGCTGCACGAGTACaacgagatcaaggatgtcGGGCAGGGACTGATGGGGATGATTGCTGATGCGCGCGGGGTGCGGGTGGTTGAGATACATCGGGAGTTTGGGGTTAGAGAGAAGGATTGA